A genomic segment from Roseofilum capinflatum BLCC-M114 encodes:
- a CDS encoding M14 family metallopeptidase yields the protein MTIPAFDFSHYFPYSELTDYLTQMAQAYPNLMQLESLGITEEGREIWLATLTDQTSGEALEKPGYWIDANTHAAEVTGSAVACYILYQVLTQYNQDDKITYFLQNYTLYILPRIAVDGAEKYLQTPYNLRSSPRPYPESEQQEGLYPEDVNGDGLILNMRIKDPCGAWKISEDDPRLMIRREPDEFGGSYYTLVPEGLIHNYNGYEFKIAPALEGLDFNRNYPYYWQPEGEQQGAGDFPLSEIETRAEAEFWRKHRNINGFMTYHTFGALILRPYSTHPDDHFPTADLDIYQFMGRQGTALTGYKCIGIYKDFRYDPKTVVYGAMDDYGYDHWGWFGFTVELWDAAKAAGVEKENNIEWGREHPVEDDLKILQWNDEYLQGNGFIDWQSFEHPQLGAVEIGGWDMKRMWKNAPAKALPEICDRHFQFAITHALMSPRLGVARTEVSHEGADIYRLTVQWENLGFLPTYTSKKALERQAVRPTRVKLGLPEGVTLISGEQQQEIEHLEGRSNKWFKASAKGTDYRTHRSWVVKGKRGSEVRIEAIAERAGTVRTSVILS from the coding sequence ATGACTATTCCGGCGTTTGATTTCAGTCACTATTTCCCTTATTCAGAACTGACAGATTATTTAACTCAGATGGCTCAAGCTTATCCAAATTTGATGCAACTGGAAAGCTTAGGAATAACGGAGGAGGGGCGAGAGATTTGGTTAGCGACTTTGACCGATCAAACGAGTGGAGAGGCTTTAGAAAAACCGGGATATTGGATTGATGCGAATACTCATGCAGCAGAAGTGACGGGTTCGGCAGTGGCTTGTTATATTCTCTATCAGGTTTTAACCCAATATAACCAGGATGACAAAATCACCTATTTCTTACAAAACTATACTCTATATATTCTCCCCAGAATTGCGGTAGATGGGGCAGAAAAGTATCTACAAACTCCCTATAATTTGCGCTCTAGTCCCCGGCCCTATCCAGAATCGGAACAGCAAGAGGGGTTATATCCAGAGGATGTGAATGGAGATGGATTAATTCTGAATATGCGGATTAAAGATCCCTGTGGCGCTTGGAAAATTTCTGAGGACGATCCGCGCTTGATGATTCGTCGAGAACCGGATGAGTTTGGAGGCAGTTACTATACTCTTGTGCCGGAAGGTTTGATTCATAATTATAATGGCTATGAGTTTAAGATTGCGCCCGCTTTAGAGGGATTAGATTTTAATCGTAATTATCCCTATTATTGGCAACCGGAAGGGGAACAGCAAGGAGCTGGAGATTTTCCGCTTTCTGAAATTGAAACTCGTGCAGAAGCAGAGTTTTGGCGCAAGCATCGTAATATTAATGGGTTTATGACCTATCATACGTTTGGAGCGCTGATTTTACGTCCTTATAGTACCCATCCCGATGACCATTTTCCGACAGCAGATTTAGATATTTATCAATTCATGGGCAGACAGGGGACGGCGTTAACGGGGTATAAGTGTATTGGGATTTATAAGGATTTTCGTTATGACCCGAAAACGGTGGTTTATGGGGCGATGGATGATTATGGGTACGATCATTGGGGATGGTTTGGGTTTACGGTGGAACTCTGGGATGCGGCGAAAGCGGCGGGTGTTGAGAAAGAGAATAATATTGAGTGGGGACGGGAGCATCCGGTAGAGGATGATTTGAAGATTTTGCAATGGAATGATGAGTATTTGCAGGGGAATGGGTTTATTGATTGGCAGAGTTTTGAACATCCCCAATTGGGAGCGGTGGAGATTGGGGGATGGGATATGAAGAGGATGTGGAAAAATGCACCAGCGAAGGCTCTACCGGAAATTTGCGATCGCCACTTTCAGTTTGCCATCACCCACGCGCTGATGTCTCCCCGGTTAGGGGTGGCTCGGACTGAGGTCAGTCACGAAGGCGCTGATATTTACCGTTTAACCGTTCAATGGGAAAATTTGGGATTTTTGCCCACTTACACCAGTAAAAAAGCGCTAGAGCGGCAAGCAGTGCGCCCTACGCGGGTGAAATTGGGGCTACCAGAGGGAGTTACCCTGATTAGTGGAGAGCAGCAGCAGGAGATTGAGCATTTAGAAGGTCGTTCTAATAAGTGGTTCAAAGCCTCTGCGAAGGGAACCGACTATCGCACCCATCGCAGTTGGGTAGTGAAGGGGAAACGGGGAAGTGAGGTGAGGATAGAGGCGATCGCCGAACGGGCCGGAACAGTGCGAACTTCGGTTATCCTCAGTTAG
- the lipA gene encoding lipoyl synthase: MNANKSHGSVTAAAQASTQTGERSPLATLPPWLRRPIGKASELSTVQKIIKQRQIHTICEEGRCPNRAECYSQKTATFLLMGPTCTRACAFCQVDKGHAPMPLDPEEPDKIAESVQLLGLKYVVLTSVARDDLPDQGAGWFVKTMERVREVNPGTEIEVLTPDFRGQRELVVQVAEANPACYNHNIETVRRLQRPVRRGAKYERSLDVLRWVKEVNPHIPTKSGLMLGHGETEAEIVETLEDLRGINCDRLTLGQYMRPSLDHLPVQRYWHPDEFEKLGEIARNMGFNHVRSGPLVRSSYHAGQES, from the coding sequence ATGAATGCTAACAAGTCTCACGGATCGGTTACTGCTGCTGCACAGGCTTCTACCCAGACGGGGGAGCGATCGCCCTTAGCGACCCTTCCGCCTTGGTTGCGTCGCCCTATTGGTAAGGCCAGCGAACTGTCCACGGTACAAAAAATTATCAAGCAACGGCAGATTCACACTATCTGTGAGGAGGGGCGCTGTCCGAACCGGGCTGAGTGTTATAGCCAAAAAACCGCTACCTTTTTACTCATGGGCCCCACCTGTACCCGTGCCTGTGCCTTTTGTCAGGTGGATAAGGGCCACGCTCCCATGCCCCTCGATCCAGAGGAGCCGGATAAAATTGCTGAGTCGGTGCAATTGTTGGGCTTAAAGTATGTGGTTTTAACCTCCGTTGCTCGTGATGATTTGCCCGATCAGGGGGCCGGATGGTTTGTGAAGACCATGGAGCGGGTGCGCGAAGTGAATCCGGGTACGGAAATTGAGGTGTTAACCCCAGATTTTCGCGGCCAACGGGAGTTAGTGGTTCAGGTAGCTGAAGCGAATCCGGCTTGTTATAACCACAATATTGAGACGGTGAGACGGTTACAGCGTCCGGTGCGCCGAGGGGCGAAATATGAGCGCTCTTTGGATGTGCTGCGCTGGGTGAAAGAGGTGAATCCGCATATTCCCACCAAATCCGGGTTAATGTTGGGCCATGGGGAAACCGAGGCGGAAATTGTGGAGACTTTGGAGGATTTACGGGGGATTAATTGCGATCGCCTCACCCTCGGTCAGTATATGCGCCCTTCCCTCGATCATCTCCCGGTGCAGCGCTATTGGCATCCTGACGAATTTGAGAAATTAGGGGAAATTGCCCGCAATATGGGCTTTAATCATGTCCGTTCCGGGCCCTTAGTTCGCAGTTCCTACCATGCTGGGCAAGAATCCTAG
- a CDS encoding anti-sigma factor antagonist (This anti-anti-sigma factor, or anti-sigma factor antagonist, belongs to a family that includes characterized members SpoIIAA, RsbV, RsfA, and RsfB.): MNNPASPPEFAMTSFGEYGLVQLSKNFTVTQAVAFKDYFKQVCDRQSDLNQIVLDLGQTTFIDSSGIGALVGCLKLAKAHEIELVIWSLHPQVKMAFELTGLKEVFTIDLGTECLLAPEKEVTEVSGTTHPSVRSPLKRLLDIVGSLVGLGITAVLFLPITIAIQIDDPGPIFFGQIRCGWMGKRFKIWKFRSMVANAEALKHQVKNEAEGAFFKNKNDPRVTRVGKFLRRTSLDELPQFWNVLKGEMSLVGTRPPTPDEIERYEIPKWQRLDVKPGMTGEWQVNGRSSIRDFETVIQMDLRYQENWSLLHDIKLILKTIVVLFQKNAGAM, from the coding sequence ATGAACAATCCAGCAAGTCCCCCTGAGTTTGCCATGACTTCCTTTGGGGAGTATGGTTTGGTGCAGTTATCGAAAAATTTTACGGTGACTCAAGCGGTCGCTTTTAAGGATTATTTTAAGCAGGTCTGCGATCGGCAATCGGATCTCAATCAGATTGTTTTAGATTTGGGACAAACCACTTTTATTGATAGTAGTGGCATTGGTGCTTTAGTCGGATGCCTGAAACTGGCTAAAGCCCATGAAATCGAGTTGGTCATTTGGAGCCTGCATCCGCAAGTGAAGATGGCTTTTGAGTTAACCGGACTCAAAGAGGTGTTTACGATTGATTTGGGTACGGAGTGCCTCTTAGCACCAGAAAAAGAGGTGACTGAAGTGTCTGGGACAACCCATCCATCCGTGCGATCGCCTCTGAAGCGGTTACTCGATATTGTCGGTAGCTTGGTCGGTTTAGGAATTACAGCAGTGCTGTTTCTTCCCATTACGATCGCCATTCAAATTGATGACCCTGGGCCTATTTTCTTTGGTCAAATCCGTTGTGGTTGGATGGGGAAACGGTTTAAAATTTGGAAATTCCGCTCCATGGTTGCCAATGCAGAAGCCTTAAAACATCAAGTGAAAAACGAAGCCGAAGGAGCCTTTTTCAAAAACAAAAACGATCCTAGGGTTACCCGTGTCGGTAAATTTTTACGCCGCACCAGTTTAGATGAACTGCCTCAGTTTTGGAATGTCTTAAAGGGGGAAATGAGCCTAGTGGGAACTCGTCCCCCTACCCCCGATGAAATTGAGCGCTACGAGATTCCTAAGTGGCAACGGCTCGATGTGAAACCCGGTATGACCGGAGAATGGCAGGTAAATGGGCGATCGTCTATTCGAGACTTTGAAACGGTCATTCAGATGGATTTGCGATATCAAGAAAATTGGAGTTTATTGCATGACATTAAACTCATCTTGAAAACCATTGTGGTCTTATTTCAAAAAAATGCGGGAGCGATGTAG
- the cysE gene encoding serine O-acetyltransferase — MLSNIVADFRIIFDRDPAARNWLEVLFCYPGLQALLFYRVAHWLQVLGLPFVPRLISHLARWFTGIEIHPGATIGTGVFIDHGMGVVIGETAIVGDYSLIYQGVTLGGTGKESGKRHPTLGENVVVGAGAKVLGNLLIGNNVRIGAGSVVLRDVPSDCTVVGIPGRIVYRSGVRVDPLEHGRLPDAEADMIRTLVDRIEQLEEQVRVLQGSNGVSLESQSVSSVSWSSWDQSAMQGEVLEVQSYGSKHSSCALKDRAIEEFLDGSGI, encoded by the coding sequence GTGCTAAGTAATATTGTTGCCGACTTCCGTATCATCTTCGATCGCGACCCTGCTGCCCGGAATTGGCTGGAAGTCTTGTTTTGCTACCCTGGACTCCAAGCGCTGCTCTTTTATCGCGTGGCTCATTGGCTCCAGGTCTTGGGACTTCCCTTTGTTCCCCGGCTGATTTCCCATCTGGCTCGTTGGTTTACGGGGATTGAAATTCACCCCGGAGCAACCATTGGTACAGGAGTCTTTATTGATCATGGTATGGGGGTGGTCATTGGTGAGACGGCGATCGTCGGAGACTACAGCCTCATTTATCAAGGGGTAACTCTGGGCGGAACCGGTAAGGAAAGTGGTAAACGCCATCCTACCCTGGGGGAAAATGTGGTTGTGGGTGCGGGAGCTAAGGTTCTCGGCAATCTGTTAATTGGAAATAATGTCCGCATTGGTGCGGGATCGGTGGTGTTGCGGGATGTGCCTTCGGATTGTACGGTGGTGGGCATTCCGGGACGGATTGTTTATCGTTCTGGGGTTCGAGTCGATCCCCTAGAACACGGACGACTACCGGATGCGGAGGCGGATATGATTCGCACTTTGGTTGACCGGATTGAACAACTTGAAGAACAGGTGCGTGTGCTTCAAGGGAGCAATGGGGTGAGTCTGGAGAGTCAATCTGTCAGTAGTGTCAGTTGGAGTTCCTGGGATCAGTCGGCTATGCAGGGGGAAGTCCTGGAAGTCCAATCCTATGGCTCTAAGCACAGCAGTTGTGCCCTGAAGGATCGAGCGATTGAAGAGTTTTTAGATGGATCGGGGATTTGA
- a CDS encoding response regulator, translating to MVGHKILVIDDSRVIRARVKDMLPKGNFEVVEAKDGEEGLNCIRQEQPNLIMLDFLLPKVSGFEVFQQIQNDGQLRKIPLVLMSGRKEEVTEKIKEPFEFWEFIEKPFEQKQLVNAIKSAMAKAKKTRPPLEGDTSGGQTAGTASEAAPAAGASGAEIAALKEQIAKMQAEINALKKQVAQIEPLKQQVVKIFNFVKQKVK from the coding sequence ATCGTGGGACATAAAATTCTAGTCATTGATGATAGTCGTGTCATCAGAGCGCGAGTTAAGGATATGTTACCTAAAGGTAACTTTGAAGTCGTTGAAGCCAAAGATGGCGAAGAAGGACTCAACTGCATTCGCCAAGAACAGCCCAACTTGATTATGCTCGATTTCCTCTTGCCGAAAGTGAGCGGATTTGAGGTGTTCCAGCAAATTCAGAATGATGGCCAGTTGCGTAAAATTCCGTTGGTCTTGATGTCGGGACGCAAGGAAGAGGTTACGGAAAAAATTAAAGAACCCTTTGAATTTTGGGAATTTATTGAAAAACCCTTTGAACAAAAACAGTTAGTTAACGCGATTAAGTCGGCCATGGCCAAAGCCAAAAAGACTCGGCCGCCATTAGAGGGAGACACCAGTGGGGGACAAACGGCTGGGACTGCTTCAGAGGCTGCACCTGCGGCAGGAGCATCTGGGGCGGAAATTGCTGCCTTGAAAGAGCAGATTGCTAAAATGCAAGCCGAAATTAATGCGCTCAAGAAACAAGTGGCTCAAATTGAACCCTTGAAGCAACAGGTGGTGAAGATTTTCAACTTTGTTAAGCAGAAGGTGAAATAA
- a CDS encoding M28 family peptidase: MSIILISIAWGGWKTMLQMPGESYRDALSPLTVEEQQLAQGLERDVRKIASEPHNYLAYDNLVKTAQYLERQLTGAGYPVNHYKYTVDDQEFDNLEVEITGTTKPEEIIVIGAHYDSVANVPGANDNGSGAAAVLALARRFSGKGQQRTLRFVEFVNEEPPFFWTEDMGSLVYAKICQQRQDNIVGMMSLETMGYYSDKPGSQQYPTPLNLFYPMQGNFIAFIGNFDSGDWVRQVVDSFRQHTQFPSEGAALPNLLPGIGWSDHWSFWQQGYPGLMVTDTAPFRYPYYHRAEDTPDKIDYGKLARVVAGLERVIRDVSN; this comes from the coding sequence TTGAGTATAATTTTGATAAGTATTGCCTGGGGAGGATGGAAAACCATGTTACAGATGCCAGGAGAAAGTTATCGGGATGCCCTGTCACCTCTGACCGTAGAAGAGCAGCAATTAGCACAAGGACTAGAAAGGGATGTGAGAAAAATTGCCTCCGAACCCCATAATTATCTGGCCTATGATAATTTAGTGAAAACGGCTCAGTATTTAGAACGTCAATTGACTGGCGCAGGATATCCAGTTAATCACTACAAATACACAGTTGATGACCAAGAATTTGATAATTTAGAAGTTGAAATTACAGGCACAACTAAACCCGAAGAAATTATTGTGATTGGCGCTCATTATGATTCTGTCGCCAATGTTCCCGGAGCTAATGATAACGGCTCTGGAGCAGCAGCAGTCCTAGCCTTAGCTCGTAGATTTTCGGGGAAAGGGCAACAGCGAACCCTGAGATTTGTGGAATTTGTCAATGAAGAACCCCCCTTTTTCTGGACAGAAGATATGGGGAGTTTAGTCTATGCCAAAATTTGTCAGCAGCGCCAAGATAATATTGTCGGGATGATGAGCTTAGAAACCATGGGATATTATTCTGATAAACCCGGAAGTCAGCAGTATCCCACGCCTTTAAATTTGTTTTATCCGATGCAAGGAAACTTTATCGCCTTTATTGGTAATTTCGATTCTGGAGACTGGGTAAGACAAGTAGTTGATTCGTTTCGTCAGCACACGCAATTTCCCTCGGAAGGTGCAGCCCTCCCTAACCTGTTACCCGGAATTGGATGGTCAGATCATTGGTCATTTTGGCAGCAAGGATATCCCGGTTTAATGGTTACAGACACGGCTCCGTTTCGCTATCCCTATTATCACAGGGCTGAAGATACTCCGGATAAAATTGATTATGGGAAGTTGGCGCGGGTTGTGGCAGGTTTAGAGCGGGTAATTCGTGATGTTTCCAATTAA
- the recR gene encoding recombination mediator RecR, producing the protein MRSKKTVYPSPLARLIEQFQRLPGVGPKTAQRLALHVLKRPEAEIKALAQALLDAKQQVGLCQKCYHLSADPICSICSNLNRDRQILCVVVDSRDVIALEKTREYRGLYHVLGGVISPMDGIGPEQLTVQSLVQRVSQENIQEAILAISPSVEGETTTLYIGQLLKPFTRVTRIAFGLPMGGDLEYADEVTLARALEGRRDLD; encoded by the coding sequence ATCAGGAGCAAGAAAACGGTTTACCCTAGTCCTTTAGCTCGTCTGATCGAGCAATTTCAACGGTTACCTGGTGTTGGCCCCAAAACAGCGCAACGCCTAGCGCTTCATGTTCTCAAACGGCCAGAAGCAGAAATTAAAGCTTTGGCCCAGGCCCTACTCGATGCCAAACAACAAGTCGGCTTATGTCAAAAGTGTTATCACCTTTCCGCCGATCCAATCTGTAGCATTTGCAGCAATCTTAATCGCGATCGCCAAATTTTGTGTGTCGTGGTAGACTCACGAGATGTGATTGCCCTAGAAAAAACCAGAGAATACCGAGGCCTCTACCATGTTCTGGGTGGAGTCATTTCCCCCATGGATGGCATCGGCCCGGAACAACTCACCGTTCAATCCTTGGTGCAACGAGTCAGCCAAGAGAACATTCAAGAAGCGATCCTAGCCATTAGTCCTAGTGTGGAAGGGGAAACCACAACTCTCTATATCGGTCAACTCCTCAAACCCTTTACACGAGTGACTCGAATCGCTTTTGGATTACCCATGGGAGGCGATCTAGAATACGCCGATGAAGTCACCCTAGCTCGTGCCTTAGAAGGTCGCCGAGACCTCGATTAA
- a CDS encoding ATP-binding protein: MKLPHRADLQVHSDGQALARALAWFEHLNHPSLAIPEATWLQCKTAFYEGLTNAVRHAHRHLPEDTPIDIEVILAADSVTISIWDYGEGFDVEQWLRSQPPPRDDAENGRGWFMMSKIADFLSYTATEDERHCLKLIKHY; the protein is encoded by the coding sequence TTGAAATTGCCCCATAGAGCTGATCTGCAAGTTCATTCTGATGGCCAGGCTTTAGCCCGTGCCTTAGCCTGGTTTGAACATCTTAATCACCCCTCTCTTGCTATTCCTGAAGCCACCTGGCTCCAGTGCAAAACTGCATTTTATGAAGGATTGACCAATGCTGTACGCCATGCCCATCGTCATTTGCCTGAAGATACCCCCATTGATATTGAAGTAATCTTAGCGGCTGATTCGGTCACCATATCGATTTGGGATTATGGTGAAGGCTTTGATGTTGAACAATGGCTGAGAAGTCAACCCCCTCCAAGAGATGATGCAGAAAATGGGCGGGGTTGGTTTATGATGTCCAAAATTGCCGATTTCCTCAGTTATACCGCTACGGAGGATGAGCGCCATTGTTTGAAGCTGATCAAGCACTATTAA
- a CDS encoding STAS domain-containing protein: MNQIVVKQIQPSGILDSTKASQFREEVNTLVQSGADLILIDLKEVTFIDSSGLGALVAALKTVRSAGGKLFICSINEQVRMLFELTSMDRVFEVYNSREEFEQSLAAKE, translated from the coding sequence ATGAATCAAATTGTTGTTAAACAAATTCAACCCTCCGGCATTTTAGATAGTACCAAAGCTTCTCAGTTCCGAGAGGAAGTGAACACCTTAGTTCAATCAGGTGCTGACTTGATCCTGATTGACCTTAAAGAGGTGACCTTCATTGATAGTTCTGGCTTAGGTGCGCTAGTCGCTGCCTTGAAAACCGTACGCTCTGCTGGTGGAAAACTCTTTATCTGCTCCATTAATGAACAAGTAAGGATGCTCTTTGAACTCACCAGCATGGATCGGGTATTTGAGGTCTACAACAGTCGGGAGGAATTTGAGCAAAGTCTGGCGGCTAAGGAATAG
- the proX gene encoding glycine betaine/L-proline ABC transporter substrate-binding protein ProX, with amino-acid sequence MIQSKIQSVAWGMMVSGLLFGAIACQPSNAPTTQGENSTENTELPGAGVTVRSVHSSLLEERFQTEIVNQALEELGYETAEIAELEVATMVVAISNGDLDYTTIHWENNQSNLYQNSGGEEKLSKLGAIVPNLVQGYQIDKKTADEYQITNLEQLQDPEIAKLFDTDGDGKANLIGCNSGWACELTIEHHIQAYDLQDTVEQDVGQYSALIADAITRYNQGESVLFYIWTPFWLGSVLEPGEDTIWLQVDQTDLPGEQQALTEADTTANGKNIGFPVDRMRILANKEFVEANPAAKKLFEVVEVPIEDISDQNNLMRQGEDTPEDIKRHAQEWIADNQELFDSWVEQALAAQS; translated from the coding sequence ATGATCCAATCTAAAATACAGTCTGTTGCCTGGGGGATGATGGTTAGTGGGTTACTCTTCGGGGCGATCGCCTGCCAACCGTCCAATGCTCCCACCACTCAAGGCGAAAATTCCACCGAAAACACCGAGTTACCCGGAGCAGGCGTAACCGTGAGATCCGTCCATAGTAGTCTCTTGGAAGAACGCTTCCAGACGGAAATTGTCAACCAAGCCCTAGAAGAATTGGGATACGAGACGGCAGAAATTGCCGAACTTGAAGTGGCTACTATGGTAGTCGCCATCTCTAATGGAGATTTAGACTATACCACTATCCATTGGGAAAATAACCAAAGTAACTTATATCAAAACAGTGGGGGTGAGGAAAAATTAAGTAAACTTGGGGCGATCGTTCCCAATCTTGTGCAGGGATATCAAATTGATAAAAAAACCGCAGATGAATATCAGATTACTAATTTAGAACAATTACAAGACCCAGAAATCGCTAAACTCTTTGATACTGATGGCGATGGTAAAGCTAATTTAATCGGATGTAACTCCGGTTGGGCTTGTGAATTGACCATCGAGCATCATATCCAGGCGTATGACTTACAAGATACGGTAGAACAGGACGTAGGCCAGTATTCAGCCTTAATTGCTGATGCGATCACTCGTTACAATCAAGGTGAATCCGTGTTGTTCTATATCTGGACTCCATTTTGGCTCGGCAGTGTCTTGGAACCAGGGGAAGATACGATTTGGTTACAAGTGGATCAAACGGATCTGCCGGGAGAACAACAAGCCTTAACGGAAGCAGACACCACAGCCAACGGAAAAAACATTGGTTTTCCTGTCGATCGCATGAGGATTTTAGCCAATAAAGAGTTTGTGGAAGCCAATCCTGCGGCGAAAAAGTTATTTGAAGTGGTGGAAGTTCCCATTGAAGATATTAGCGACCAAAATAATCTGATGCGACAGGGAGAAGATACACCAGAAGATATTAAGCGCCATGCTCAAGAGTGGATTGCTGACAATCAAGAATTATTTGACAGTTGGGTAGAACAAGCCCTAGCTGCTCAGTCTTAA
- a CDS encoding PP2C family protein-serine/threonine phosphatase, protein MYKVLIIEDDPLFRLVLTKALKNQGYDVTVATNGEEGLEQAQSLRPGLILCDWMMPRMDGLEVCRRIKANPDLTTTFFVLLTAREGVEDRVQGLDNGADDFLSKPIEVNELRAKVRAGLRLHQLSQDLQTAKQRLEEELMEAADYVKSLLPGPLQESVSIDSRFIPSRQLGGDCFDYYWLDENQLVIYVVDAAGHGVGSALLSVSVLNLLRSQSLSGVDFSQPHQVLRGLNDTFQMETQGDRYFTIWYGVYHRQEQSLVYASSGHPPAILLSPNLKDDMQVQHLKTPGFPIGMFPGVEYKSYQCKVLPQSILYVFSDGVYEIHQTDGTLWGLEAFSEFLVAHQHLSSELLDHLLHCIHTLNSNTILDDDLSLLQVKFH, encoded by the coding sequence ATGTACAAGGTTTTGATTATAGAGGATGACCCTCTGTTTCGGTTAGTGTTAACCAAAGCTCTTAAGAACCAAGGGTATGATGTAACCGTGGCCACCAATGGTGAAGAGGGTTTAGAACAAGCCCAGAGTTTGCGCCCTGGATTGATTTTATGCGATTGGATGATGCCTCGTATGGATGGATTGGAGGTGTGTCGCCGCATTAAGGCCAATCCGGATTTAACGACCACCTTTTTTGTGTTGCTGACTGCCCGTGAGGGGGTGGAAGACCGGGTTCAAGGCCTGGATAATGGGGCGGATGATTTTTTGTCGAAGCCCATTGAGGTGAATGAGTTACGGGCTAAGGTACGGGCTGGTTTGCGACTGCACCAGCTCAGTCAGGATTTACAAACGGCGAAACAGAGATTGGAAGAAGAGTTGATGGAGGCGGCTGATTATGTTAAATCTCTTCTTCCTGGCCCTTTGCAAGAGTCGGTTTCGATTGATTCGAGGTTTATTCCTTCTCGCCAACTGGGAGGGGATTGTTTTGATTATTATTGGCTGGATGAAAATCAGCTTGTGATTTATGTGGTGGATGCGGCTGGCCATGGAGTTGGGTCGGCCCTGTTATCGGTTTCTGTTCTCAATTTATTGCGCTCTCAATCGCTCTCTGGGGTTGATTTTTCTCAACCCCATCAGGTGCTAAGGGGTCTTAATGATACGTTTCAGATGGAAACTCAAGGCGATCGCTACTTTACCATTTGGTATGGAGTCTATCACCGCCAAGAACAGTCTCTGGTCTATGCCAGTTCGGGCCATCCTCCAGCGATTCTCTTATCTCCTAATCTCAAGGACGATATGCAGGTTCAACATCTAAAAACACCGGGTTTTCCCATTGGGATGTTTCCCGGAGTAGAGTATAAATCTTATCAGTGTAAGGTGCTACCCCAAAGTATCCTCTATGTATTTAGTGATGGGGTCTATGAAATTCATCAGACCGATGGTACTCTCTGGGGACTTGAGGCATTTAGTGAGTTTTTAGTCGCCCATCAGCACTTATCTTCTGAGTTGTTAGATCATTTGCTCCATTGCATTCATACGTTAAACTCGAATACCATTTTGGATGATGATTTATCTCTACTCCAAGTTAAGTTTCATTAA
- a CDS encoding tetratricopeptide repeat protein, whose amino-acid sequence MTAKFPTLNWISSVLATTVTLVTLSCVVPEVAQGESTTSNFTSSIDLAQTDRNVPQSIYNTGQSALEQQNFEQAITYFNQAIAINSQYAQAYQGRALARDSMGDYEGAASDLRIAASLYWRQGNASAAYQAIRLIDQMGKKFVCRQRGDRWETVMKLDSKLYPLIVWHDQRVLDIDDNGNPVFLEQDPMGVALIPDFNRTVVEIQNDQGAVVTMTVAEKNTQLSAQGRCTSVSERLDSIGDALINRGAQEFFRLETLEKIVEETTETGEVLTFKNNIQVACIPDAEGVCDERNAIFTLTGKAEGEGVQESNQERLERLIRLIDHPGSGDPIHN is encoded by the coding sequence ATGACTGCTAAGTTCCCTACCCTTAACTGGATCTCCTCTGTTTTAGCGACTACTGTAACCTTAGTAACTCTGAGCTGTGTGGTTCCTGAAGTGGCTCAAGGAGAAAGTACAACGTCAAATTTCACTAGCAGCATTGACCTGGCCCAAACGGATCGGAATGTTCCCCAAAGTATCTACAATACGGGACAATCTGCCCTAGAGCAACAAAACTTTGAACAAGCCATTACCTACTTTAATCAGGCGATCGCCATCAATTCTCAGTATGCCCAAGCCTATCAGGGTCGTGCTTTAGCCCGCGATAGCATGGGAGATTACGAGGGGGCGGCTTCAGATTTACGCATAGCTGCTAGTCTATATTGGCGACAGGGCAATGCTAGTGCTGCCTATCAGGCCATTCGCCTGATCGACCAAATGGGTAAAAAATTTGTCTGTCGTCAAAGGGGCGATCGCTGGGAAACCGTCATGAAGCTAGACTCCAAACTCTATCCTCTCATCGTCTGGCACGATCAAAGGGTACTCGATATTGACGACAATGGAAACCCGGTTTTTCTGGAACAAGATCCCATGGGAGTTGCCCTGATACCCGATTTTAATCGTACCGTGGTAGAAATTCAAAATGACCAAGGAGCAGTGGTAACAATGACTGTCGCCGAAAAAAATACCCAGCTATCAGCCCAAGGACGTTGCACCAGTGTTTCGGAACGTTTAGATAGTATTGGTGATGCTCTAATTAATAGGGGAGCGCAAGAGTTCTTCAGACTTGAAACCTTGGAAAAGATCGTTGAAGAAACAACCGAAACGGGCGAAGTTTTAACCTTTAAAAATAATATTCAAGTAGCGTGTATTCCTGATGCTGAGGGTGTATGCGATGAGCGCAATGCTATTTTTACACTCACAGGAAAAGCAGAGGGTGAAGGAGTTCAAGAAAGTAATCAAGAACGCCTAGAGCGCTTAATTCGTTTGATCGATCATCCCGGTTCAGGCGACCCCATTCATAATTAG